CACAGTATTCAATAGCTTCGCGCCAGTAAGCCTGGCGCTTTTCAACCGAGGACATGGCCTTCAGTTGATCATCGGGAACCAGACCTCGATAAGCCTCCAGTGCGGAAGCAGTATGGATCTGGGCAATCGCTTTTGCATCGCGAAGAGTAGCGGGACGGACCTGGATACTAGACATGGAAAAACCGGGGCAGAAACATGTAAGAATAGAAGGGCGTAATTGTCTACAGATTCAGAGTTTTGGCACGCGGCGCCATGGTTAGCCATTTGCTCAACTGCGGCTGTTCGCAATTTCTTGCTATGGCGCAGTCTATGTGCTATGCGCTCCACTAAGCAGAGCAGCAAGCCCGCAACCATCAATGGTTTGCGTCACATTTGATGACAAAATGGCAAGCACTCAGGACAGCATCGAAGCGCTCAATCCCCGTGCGACGGCCAAGAAATTTCAGAGCCAGCGTCGTATCAGGTCCATCACACGGTCGAATTTGTCCCCGAACGGTGGGTACAGCAAGGAAGTCGCCGCCCAGCGCGACTGCACGAAAACCGCCTTCTGGTGCACAAAGCGCAAAAAGCCCTGCTCTGCGTGATAGGCACCCCAGCCGCTGTCGCCCACACCACCGAACGGCAAGTTCTCGTGCGCCACATGCAGCAAGGTGTCGTTCACGCAGACGCCTCCGCTGACGGTGCGCATCAACACCGCATCGCGCTCGGCCTCGTCGTTGCCAAACCAGTACAGCGCCAGCGGACGGGGGCTCGCGTTGATGGCATTGATCACATCTTCAATATGCTCGTAGGAGATCACGGGCAGGATGGGGCCGAAGATCTCTTCCTGCATCAACTGCATTTCGCCCGTGGCACCGAACACCAACGCCGGAGCGAACTGCCGCTCCACGGCCTCGCCCCAGGCCGTGGTGTCACCGTCCGCAGCGGGGGCAGCCGCTTCATGCATCCAGTGCACCTGCGCTCCCAGGCTTTGCGCCTGGCGCAGCATCTGCTTGAGTCGTGCCAGATGGCGCTTGCTGATGATGGCTGTGTAGTCCGGGTTGCCCGAGATGCGTGGGTACAGCTGTTGCACCGCCGCCTGATAGGCCTCGGCAAACTCCTGCTCCTTGCCGCGCGGCAGCAGCACATAGTCGGGAGCGATGCAGGTCTGCCCGGCATTGACCAGCTTGCCGTAGGCCACCTTGAGCGCAGCGGCCTGCATATCGCAGTCCTGCGCAATGATGCAGGGCGACTTGCCCCCGAGCTCCAGCGTGGTGGGCGTCAGGTGCACGGCTGCCGCCTGCGCCACGCGCCGCCCCACGGCCGTGGAGCCGGTGAACAGCAGATGGTCGAACTGCAGGCCAGAGAACTGCGTGGCCACGGCCACATCGCCCTCGATCACGCTGAACTCTTCGGGCGCAAAGAACTGGGCGACCAGCTCGGCCATTTTTGCCGAAGTCTGCGGCGTCAGCTCGCTGGGCTTGAGCATCACACGATTGCCCGCCGCCAGCGCCGTGATGGCTGGCGCCAACGATAGCTGCAGCGGATAGTTCCAAGGCGAGATGATGCCCACCACGCCCAGAGGCTGGCGCTCCACCCAGGCCTTGCCGGGCTGCAGCATCAGCGGCGTGCGCACGCGCTGGCGCTTGCTCCACCGGGGCAGATGCTTGAGCGTGTGCTTGAGCATGTTTCGCACCAGCATCAGATCCAGCATTTCGGTCCAGCGCTCGGAGCGCACACCAAAGTCCTGCTCCACCGCCGCGCACAAGGCCGGGCCATTCTGGTCCAACAGCTTCTGCAGACGCAGCAGCCTCTCCCGGCGCACCAGCAAAGGCACATCGACCTGCGTGCGGCTGGCTTGGTACTGCAAGTCAAAAATGCGGTGCAAGTCCATGTAGTTCATGCCTGTCTGAAAATCCCAAGATCACAGTCCCGACCATACCGCGAGACTGCGTAAACACAGCGTAAAAAAAGAGCCTGATGCAACACTGCACAGGCTCTTGTGTGTAGACCGCGAAACCAGCCTGCGGCCTTTTGTGCCTCACTGGCTCCAAAGTATGAAGCCTGAGCAAGGGCTTGTCATTACGACTCGTGCACCTCGCGCGGCTGCACATCGGTCACATCGCCGCTACCAGGCAGAACGCCGCGACGCCCGCGGGCTTCACGCCCATCCATTCTGGCGTCGGCATTGCCCGACGATTGCGCCATCCACTCGGCCCCCGATCGGTACACCGTCTGCCAGCCGGCAAAGGGGCTCATGGCACCCATGCTCATGGGCACCACGGGCTGGCCCGTGAGTCTGGCCCACAGGGCGCGCACGCCCCAGGCCAGGGCGATGAGGCAGGCCACGGCCATCAGGCACAGGAAGAACACCAGGCCCACCAGCATCAGCATGATGCGGACGGCCCAACGGGTTGCAGTGGCGGCGAAATCGTTCAAAGCAATACCTCTTTCTAGGGTTCGGGGCCTCAGGCAGTGCCTGCGGACTCGAACCGGAACACCCCGGGATCATTCACCGGGTCGACTGTCACAGCTATCGTACTCTTGGGCGGGAACTTTCCTTCGAGTAACAACTTGGACAGCGGGTTTTCAATACGCTGCTGGATGGCGCGCTTGAGCGGACGGGCACCGAACACGGGATCGAAGCCCACCTTGGCCAGCTCGGCCAGGGCTTGCTCGGACACCTGAATGCTCAGCTCCATCTTCTGCAGACGGCTTTCCAGCAACTTCAGCTGAATTCTGGCAATCGCCTCGATGTTCTTGGCATCCAGTGCATGGAAGACCACGGTTTCATCGATACGGTTCAAGAATTCGGGTCGGAAATGGTTTTTAAGTTCCCCCCAGACCGCGTCCTTCACATCATCGGCGTCCTCGCCCACCATGGCCTGTATCAGATGCGAGCCGATATTGCTGGTCATCACGATCACGGTGTTCTTGAAGTCCACCGTACGACCCTGACCATCGGTCAGGCGGCCATCGTCGAGCACCTGCAGCAGCACATTGAAGACATCGGGGTGGGCTTTTTCCACCTCGTCCAGCAGCAGCACGCTATAGGGTTTGCGACGCACGGCCTCGGTCAGATAACCGCCTTCTTCGTAGCCCACATAGCCGGGAGGCGCACCGATCAATCGTGCCACAGAGTGCTTTTCCATGAACTCACTCATGTCAACCCGCACCAGATGCTCCTCGCTATCGAAGAGGAACCCTGCCAGCGCCTTGCACAGCTCGGTCTTGCCCACGCCCGTGGGGCCCAGGAACAGGAAGGAACCCGTGGGACGGTTGGGATCGGACAGACCCGAGCGCGAGCGACGGATGGCATTGGCCACGGCGGC
This window of the Comamonas testosteroni genome carries:
- a CDS encoding coniferyl aldehyde dehydrogenase, translated to MNYMDLHRIFDLQYQASRTQVDVPLLVRRERLLRLQKLLDQNGPALCAAVEQDFGVRSERWTEMLDLMLVRNMLKHTLKHLPRWSKRQRVRTPLMLQPGKAWVERQPLGVVGIISPWNYPLQLSLAPAITALAAGNRVMLKPSELTPQTSAKMAELVAQFFAPEEFSVIEGDVAVATQFSGLQFDHLLFTGSTAVGRRVAQAAAVHLTPTTLELGGKSPCIIAQDCDMQAAALKVAYGKLVNAGQTCIAPDYVLLPRGKEQEFAEAYQAAVQQLYPRISGNPDYTAIISKRHLARLKQMLRQAQSLGAQVHWMHEAAAPAADGDTTAWGEAVERQFAPALVFGATGEMQLMQEEIFGPILPVISYEHIEDVINAINASPRPLALYWFGNDEAERDAVLMRTVSGGVCVNDTLLHVAHENLPFGGVGDSGWGAYHAEQGFLRFVHQKAVFVQSRWAATSLLYPPFGDKFDRVMDLIRRWL